A single region of the Bdellovibrio sp. GT3 genome encodes:
- a CDS encoding HD domain-containing phosphohydrolase, with the protein MAEKRPSIFFRQKLEILLLSQREDVLSRVRSLISTHGFTFRHVLALDDVKNRPFETQRAIVIVVAQEESEHIGAFSERILGLMERFPLSTVFTLTHEAPDKNKFSGPKFSRVILITPFDFFQNFKFEYMLLLKCRAQFFDILPTDLFSMTTLPFTVFIRMPINQRIMGVAFRGVVLSDSKYQKMLTRGGFLIQSPEAASYLEYIGTYFDRSGMSLKKRVRAHFMAIASLWTDLSEVTLFEFKTASDDEIRSIYERMELAAKSFVETMKTEEDLWESLLEAMDNDLFNVWRSPWVAAYAAYISQRSGVGNPVDALLAGLLCDVGLFDIPDETYQIYLKRGESFLDPQQTEEYRKHPMMSLNRCLFKKIPVSEQVKAIMVCVHERADEKGFPSQTPFDMVPVEASLIRFSEMIDIGSRTTMHEKSIGFRYLREKIWEEAKAKPGNFTTDFLDQISESLL; encoded by the coding sequence ATGGCTGAAAAACGTCCGTCCATTTTTTTTCGACAAAAGCTTGAGATTTTGCTGTTAAGTCAGCGAGAGGATGTTCTGTCGCGTGTCCGCAGTCTGATCTCCACACATGGATTCACGTTTCGGCATGTTTTGGCCCTGGATGATGTTAAGAACCGTCCCTTTGAAACTCAACGAGCCATTGTTATTGTTGTGGCTCAAGAGGAGTCAGAGCATATTGGCGCGTTTTCAGAGAGAATACTCGGGCTGATGGAAAGGTTTCCACTTTCGACAGTATTTACTTTGACCCACGAGGCTCCTGATAAGAATAAATTTTCCGGACCGAAATTTTCGCGGGTGATTTTGATCACTCCATTTGATTTCTTTCAAAACTTCAAATTTGAATACATGTTGTTGTTGAAATGCAGAGCGCAGTTTTTTGATATTTTGCCCACAGATCTTTTTTCAATGACCACATTGCCATTTACAGTTTTTATTCGAATGCCGATCAATCAAAGAATAATGGGTGTCGCATTCCGGGGTGTGGTTCTGTCAGATTCAAAGTATCAAAAGATGCTGACAAGAGGTGGTTTTTTGATTCAATCACCGGAGGCCGCATCTTATCTGGAGTACATCGGTACTTATTTTGATCGATCGGGGATGTCTTTGAAGAAGCGGGTGCGTGCACATTTTATGGCAATTGCCTCTCTTTGGACGGATCTGAGCGAGGTCACACTGTTTGAATTCAAAACGGCTTCGGATGACGAAATTCGTTCAATTTATGAGAGAATGGAGCTGGCGGCGAAGTCCTTTGTGGAAACTATGAAGACGGAAGAGGATCTTTGGGAGTCTTTGCTTGAGGCGATGGACAATGATCTTTTCAACGTTTGGAGAAGTCCATGGGTTGCTGCCTATGCGGCCTATATTTCCCAGAGGTCCGGTGTTGGCAACCCGGTGGATGCCTTACTTGCAGGTTTGCTTTGTGATGTCGGTCTTTTTGATATTCCTGATGAGACCTATCAAATTTATTTGAAAAGGGGCGAGTCCTTTCTGGATCCGCAGCAGACGGAAGAGTATCGCAAGCATCCAATGATGTCTTTGAATCGATGTCTTTTTAAGAAGATACCGGTGAGCGAACAGGTTAAAGCGATTATGGTCTGCGTCCATGAGAGAGCGGATGAAAAAGGTTTCCCAAGTCAGACGCCATTTGACATGGTTCCCGTGGAGGCTTCGCTTATCCGCTTCAGTGAAATGATCGATATCGGCAGTCGCACCACGATGCATGAAAAATCAATCGGATTTCGTTATCTTCGGGAGAAAATTTGGGAGGAAGCGAAAGCGAAGCCTGGAAACTTCACGACCGACTTCCTTGATCAGATTTCAGAGAGTCTTTTGTAG